Proteins encoded by one window of Candidatus Nomurabacteria bacterium:
- a CDS encoding type I restriction-modification system subunit M, translating to MTTHKKYTQEDLNKTLWSAADSSRSSVDGGVYKDYALTMLFLKYISDLNKKRHDEYKERFGSDEKRIEEKMKLDRFYLPPKSSFDYLYSKIEEDNIGEEINKALHRIEDANKEKLDGVFSVDFNSESILGKLEQRNKMLRNLIQDFAKIDLSDVDDDIIGNSYMYMIERFGADAGKKAGEFFTTRSVAHLVAMLAEPKEGDRISDPACGSGGLLLLAGEEVEKQGSKNYALYGQESTGSTYQLARMNMFLHGKDSARIEWGDTLNNPLLVENDSLMHFDVVVANPPFSLKKWGAEHAESDKYNRFWRGVPPKDKGDFAFITHMVETAKPKTGRVAVIVPHGVLFRGGAEGKIREQLLNENIIDTVIGLPAGLFQTTGIPVAVLVIDRSREKGGANEKKKDVLFIEASKEFKQGKAQNTLTEENIVKIFDTYKKRKDIEKFSRKVSVSEIEENEFNLNITRYVDTFEEEAPVDIKANLKELASLEPELQKLEKQMVGYLKELGIN from the coding sequence ATGACTACTCACAAAAAATACACACAGGAAGACCTCAACAAGACGCTCTGGTCGGCGGCTGATTCTTCACGTAGTAGCGTGGACGGTGGTGTCTACAAAGACTATGCGTTGACGATGCTTTTCTTGAAATATATAAGTGACCTCAACAAAAAGCGTCACGACGAATACAAGGAGCGTTTCGGAAGCGACGAAAAGCGTATCGAAGAAAAAATGAAGCTCGACCGCTTCTACCTACCCCCGAAGTCGTCCTTTGATTATCTCTACAGCAAGATTGAGGAGGATAATATTGGTGAAGAAATAAACAAAGCACTTCACCGCATTGAAGATGCTAACAAGGAAAAACTTGATGGCGTGTTCAGTGTCGATTTCAACTCCGAATCAATCCTTGGCAAACTTGAACAGCGCAACAAGATGCTCCGTAATTTGATTCAGGACTTTGCAAAGATTGACCTCTCTGATGTAGACGATGACATAATCGGTAATTCCTACATGTACATGATTGAGCGTTTTGGTGCGGATGCTGGCAAAAAAGCGGGAGAATTTTTCACCACACGTTCAGTCGCACATCTCGTCGCAATGCTTGCCGAACCAAAAGAGGGTGACAGAATTTCAGACCCTGCCTGCGGTTCGGGAGGTCTACTTCTCTTGGCTGGTGAGGAAGTTGAGAAGCAAGGTTCAAAGAACTATGCGCTCTACGGTCAGGAATCTACTGGCTCTACATACCAGCTCGCTCGTATGAACATGTTCCTCCACGGCAAAGACTCTGCTCGTATCGAATGGGGCGACACGCTCAACAATCCGCTCTTGGTGGAGAACGACAGCCTCATGCACTTCGACGTAGTGGTCGCGAACCCACCCTTCTCCCTCAAGAAGTGGGGTGCTGAACATGCCGAGTCAGATAAATACAATCGCTTCTGGCGTGGTGTACCGCCAAAAGATAAAGGCGACTTTGCATTCATCACTCATATGGTTGAAACCGCAAAGCCAAAAACTGGACGCGTCGCGGTCATCGTCCCTCACGGTGTTCTCTTCCGAGGTGGTGCTGAAGGAAAGATTCGCGAGCAACTCTTGAATGAAAATATTATCGATACCGTCATCGGACTTCCAGCAGGACTCTTCCAGACTACTGGTATTCCAGTTGCTGTGTTGGTCATTGACCGTTCACGCGAGAAAGGTGGTGCGAATGAAAAGAAGAAAGATGTCCTATTTATCGAAGCCTCAAAGGAGTTCAAGCAAGGCAAAGCACAGAACACGCTGACCGAGGAAAATATTGTGAAGATTTTTGATACCTACAAGAAGAGGAAGGATATTGAGAAGTTTTCTCGCAAGGTCAGCGTCAGTGAGATAGAAGAAAACGAATTCAATCTCAACATCACTCGCTATGTCGATACCTTCGAGGAAGAGGCGCCTGTAGATATTAAGGCAAACCTCAAGGAGCTCGCCTCCCTTGAGCCTGAGCTTCAGAAGCTTGAAAAACAAATGGTCGGATATTTAAAGGAACTAGGAATCAACTAA
- a CDS encoding DUF2892 domain-containing protein, translated as MPDPEISKAYYGELTGEPDVYIIDSKEAFDLYVNVLVPDIAGQKKDVSAVVLNGEKEIALLDSTNFEWKKFYEPFGADTYWMGPQFRARADAGIYEIRVWSSNNDSKYSLAIGEIEAFDGKEGISALTTIPELKRDFFEESPISFIKSPFGWGLIVIMYILAFITGFILKFLMKKFKKHPSTGSGRNVGKSGRLLRATLGVALLLWAITTSWSPILIFFSGFAIFESIFSWCAFNQLMGKNTCDI; from the coding sequence GTGCCAGATCCAGAAATCTCCAAGGCGTATTATGGCGAGCTTACGGGTGAGCCAGATGTCTATATTATCGATTCCAAGGAAGCTTTTGATTTGTATGTAAATGTACTTGTGCCCGATATCGCTGGGCAGAAGAAAGATGTGTCTGCGGTGGTGCTAAATGGCGAGAAAGAAATTGCACTTCTCGATAGTACAAATTTCGAATGGAAAAAGTTTTACGAGCCCTTTGGTGCCGACACGTACTGGATGGGGCCGCAGTTCAGAGCCCGCGCTGATGCTGGTATCTACGAGATCCGCGTGTGGAGTAGCAACAACGACAGCAAGTACTCTCTCGCTATAGGTGAGATAGAAGCATTTGATGGTAAAGAGGGGATCAGTGCACTTACGACCATTCCCGAGCTTAAGCGAGACTTTTTCGAAGAATCCCCGATAAGCTTTATCAAATCTCCGTTTGGCTGGGGGCTCATCGTCATCATGTATATTCTCGCGTTCATTACCGGCTTCATCTTAAAATTCTTAATGAAGAAGTTCAAAAAACATCCTTCGACAGGCTCAGGACGAAACGTCGGCAAATCGGGTCGCTTGCTTCGCGCGACCCTAGGCGTAGCCTTACTCCTCTGGGCCATCACCACCTCTTGGAGCCCAATCCTCATCTTCTTCTCCGGCTTCGCGATATTTGAAAGTATTTTTTCATGGTGTGCTTTTAATCAATTAATGGGGAAAAATACATGCGATATTTAA
- a CDS encoding DUF2200 domain-containing protein translates to MKTERLYAMSFAKVYPCYITKAEKKGRTKTEVDELIRWLTGYTKVQFQKQLAKETDLKTFFTKAPKPNPKRALIRGVICGVRIEDIKDKVMREIRYLDKMVDELAKGRPMEKILRKSE, encoded by the coding sequence ATGAAAACAGAAAGACTATATGCTATGAGCTTCGCGAAAGTATATCCATGCTACATTACGAAAGCAGAGAAGAAAGGCCGCACGAAGACTGAAGTCGATGAGCTTATTAGGTGGCTGACAGGATACACGAAGGTGCAATTTCAAAAGCAGCTAGCCAAAGAGACAGACCTCAAGACTTTTTTTACTAAGGCTCCCAAACCTAATCCAAAAAGAGCTTTGATTAGGGGTGTGATTTGTGGAGTTCGGATAGAAGATATCAAGGATAAAGTCATGCGTGAAATCCGCTATTTGGATAAAATGGTTGATGAATTGGCAAAAGGAAGACCAATGGAGAAAATTTTACGGAAGTCTGAATGA
- the rpoC gene encoding DNA-directed RNA polymerase subunit beta': MKTIDTTNFDYITLKLASPDDIREWSYGEITKPETINYRTGRSERGGLFDERVFGPEKDYECYCGKYRRIRYKDIICEKCGVEVTKSIVRRERMGHIELASPVAHIWFLRGVPSRMSILLSIPVADLEKVIYFAGYIITKVNQDEKNDLLKSIESEYKTKIKSIQDEETRERLKEILTTTKKEIGEIVEGKVLNEIAYHHFSLKYGTCFEAAIGAEAIYTIFKNLDLEKLKKATDEQFEKASSVEKEKLERRLSLIRSMLYSNIRPEWMFLTLIPVIPPALRPMVALDGGRHATSDLNDLYRRVINRNNRLKKLKEIGAPDVILRNEKRILQEAVDALIDNSIAKQNDSQAVSQSQKRALKSLSDNLKSKQGLFRQNLLGKRVDYSGRSVIVVGPQLKLNQCGLPKHMALELFRPFIISKILKNELAFNIRGANKLIEEGVAEVWAILEEVIYGKYVLLNRAPTLHRLGIQAFNPILIEGNAIQVHPLVCAAFNADFDGDQMAVYLPLSDDAQNEARDLMAANKNLLKPQNGDPIVSAKLLDIVLGCFWMTKSVSGERGEGMLFANPNQAITAYDYDAISFRSKIKVLGTDNQKYALFNNEPFETSVGRLLFNSCLPDDFPFVNDEITQKKMSAILDQIISRYGIDATPAILDKIKDFGYRYATKSGITWSIDNVKVPVEKEEIVGRARALESKIFAQYNDGLLSHEEKYQKVIEIWENTKKELEKVLLNNLDTKGSVYDMVTSGARGSMGNVTQMAGMKGLIQNTTGKTIDFPIVPSYMEGLSPLEYFITTHGSRKGLADTALNTAKAGYLTRRLVDVAQDVMITEVDCGTKEGKRVVKEMIAGMEISLAKNLRGRILLSEIKDDAGTTLYKKGHMISKEDAQTIEKAGIPEVFVRSPLTCKTLHGLCQKCYGLDLGRNKLVELGEAVGIVAAQAIGEPGTQLTLRTFHAGGVAGVDITQGLPRIEEIFERRIPKNAAIVSRTDGDVSEIKVDGKDRTLVVLSDTKLDGKSNEIEYTILPRRTLLVKKGDKVKKGELLTDGSADIMEIFKFGSREQAEEYIIQEINKVYELQGASISRKHIEIIIRQMFSRKKIKHSGDTTFSPGEIVEAIELMEENDRIEAEKGEPAKAETIVLGITETSLTTKSWLSAASFQNTNRVLINNAIRGGVDSLRGLKENVIIGRLIPAGTGFHPVAKIETEE; encoded by the coding sequence ATGAAAACAATTGATACAACAAATTTTGATTACATAACACTCAAGCTTGCTTCTCCGGACGATATACGAGAGTGGTCATACGGTGAAATCACCAAGCCTGAGACGATCAACTACCGTACAGGCCGATCTGAACGAGGTGGACTTTTTGACGAGCGCGTCTTTGGTCCTGAAAAAGATTATGAATGTTACTGTGGTAAATACCGACGAATTCGCTACAAAGATATTATCTGTGAAAAATGTGGCGTCGAAGTGACTAAATCTATCGTTCGTCGAGAACGTATGGGTCATATCGAACTTGCGAGTCCAGTTGCGCACATCTGGTTCCTTCGAGGTGTGCCATCACGTATGTCAATATTGCTCTCTATTCCAGTTGCTGATCTCGAAAAAGTTATTTACTTCGCTGGCTATATCATCACGAAGGTCAACCAAGATGAGAAAAACGATCTTTTGAAAAGTATTGAAAGTGAATACAAAACTAAAATTAAAAGTATCCAGGACGAAGAGACTCGTGAGCGTCTCAAAGAAATCTTGACGACAACTAAAAAAGAGATTGGGGAAATTGTTGAAGGCAAGGTTTTGAATGAAATCGCTTATCACCACTTCTCACTTAAGTATGGTACATGTTTTGAAGCAGCTATCGGTGCTGAAGCAATTTACACAATTTTTAAAAACCTAGACCTTGAGAAGCTAAAGAAGGCAACCGATGAGCAATTCGAGAAGGCAAGCTCAGTTGAAAAAGAGAAACTCGAACGACGATTGTCGCTCATTCGCTCAATGCTCTACTCAAACATTCGCCCTGAGTGGATGTTCTTGACGCTTATCCCTGTTATACCACCAGCGCTTCGCCCTATGGTTGCGCTTGATGGTGGGCGACATGCAACATCAGATCTCAATGATTTGTATCGACGTGTGATCAACCGTAACAACCGTCTCAAGAAGCTTAAAGAAATCGGCGCGCCTGATGTTATTTTGCGCAATGAAAAAAGAATTCTCCAGGAAGCAGTCGATGCACTTATCGATAATTCGATTGCTAAACAAAATGATTCACAGGCGGTGTCTCAGTCTCAAAAGCGTGCTCTGAAGTCATTGTCAGATAACTTAAAATCAAAACAAGGTCTCTTTAGACAGAACTTGCTCGGTAAGCGTGTTGACTACTCAGGACGTTCAGTTATCGTCGTCGGTCCACAGCTTAAGCTTAACCAATGTGGATTGCCGAAACACATGGCACTCGAACTTTTCCGACCGTTTATTATTTCAAAAATTCTTAAGAATGAACTAGCATTCAACATTCGTGGCGCTAACAAGCTTATCGAAGAAGGTGTGGCTGAAGTCTGGGCGATACTCGAAGAAGTTATTTACGGTAAATATGTATTACTTAACCGCGCACCAACATTGCACCGACTCGGTATTCAAGCATTTAATCCGATACTTATTGAAGGTAATGCTATCCAAGTGCACCCACTCGTATGTGCAGCGTTCAACGCTGACTTCGATGGCGACCAGATGGCAGTCTACTTGCCACTTTCAGATGATGCACAAAACGAGGCGCGAGATTTGATGGCAGCAAATAAAAATCTCTTGAAGCCACAAAACGGTGATCCGATCGTTTCTGCAAAATTGCTTGATATTGTGCTTGGTTGTTTCTGGATGACGAAGTCAGTTAGCGGCGAACGAGGTGAGGGAATGCTCTTTGCAAATCCGAATCAAGCAATCACTGCTTATGACTACGATGCCATTTCATTCCGATCAAAAATCAAAGTACTTGGCACTGATAATCAAAAATATGCATTGTTTAACAATGAGCCATTTGAGACTTCTGTTGGTAGGCTCTTGTTTAACAGCTGTTTGCCTGATGATTTCCCATTCGTTAATGATGAAATTACTCAGAAAAAAATGTCAGCTATTCTTGATCAGATCATTAGTCGCTACGGCATCGATGCAACACCGGCTATCCTCGATAAGATCAAGGACTTCGGTTATCGCTATGCAACAAAATCAGGTATAACCTGGAGTATTGATAACGTAAAAGTACCTGTTGAAAAAGAAGAAATCGTTGGTCGCGCACGAGCACTCGAAAGCAAGATTTTTGCTCAGTACAACGATGGCTTGCTCTCACATGAAGAAAAGTATCAGAAGGTAATTGAAATTTGGGAAAACACTAAAAAGGAATTGGAAAAAGTATTGCTGAACAATCTCGATACGAAAGGCTCTGTCTATGACATGGTGACTTCAGGAGCTCGAGGATCGATGGGTAATGTGACACAGATGGCTGGTATGAAAGGTTTGATACAAAACACGACTGGTAAGACGATCGATTTCCCGATTGTGCCGTCATACATGGAAGGTCTTTCACCGCTTGAATACTTTATTACAACCCACGGTTCACGTAAGGGTCTTGCCGATACGGCACTCAATACCGCTAAAGCCGGTTACCTCACACGCCGTTTGGTTGATGTCGCGCAAGACGTCATGATCACTGAAGTTGATTGTGGCACCAAAGAAGGCAAGCGTGTTGTCAAAGAAATGATTGCTGGTATGGAAATCAGTCTAGCGAAAAATTTGCGAGGCCGAATACTTCTATCTGAAATAAAAGATGATGCAGGTACGACGCTTTATAAAAAGGGTCACATGATTTCCAAAGAAGATGCACAGACAATCGAAAAAGCTGGCATACCTGAAGTCTTTGTTCGATCTCCACTAACGTGTAAAACGCTTCATGGTCTCTGTCAGAAATGCTACGGTCTCGATCTTGGACGTAACAAGCTCGTTGAATTAGGAGAAGCAGTCGGTATCGTCGCGGCCCAAGCAATCGGTGAACCGGGTACACAGTTGACGCTCCGTACGTTCCACGCCGGTGGTGTAGCGGGTGTTGATATTACTCAAGGTTTGCCTCGTATTGAAGAAATTTTCGAACGACGCATTCCTAAAAATGCTGCTATTGTCTCACGAACTGATGGTGATGTATCAGAAATCAAAGTTGATGGCAAAGATCGAACACTGGTTGTACTTTCAGACACTAAACTAGACGGTAAATCAAATGAAATCGAATACACGATATTGCCTCGACGAACACTCTTAGTGAAGAAAGGCGATAAAGTCAAAAAAGGCGAGCTCCTAACTGATGGTTCAGCAGACATTATGGAAATCTTCAAATTCGGCAGTAGAGAACAAGCTGAAGAATATATCATTCAAGAAATTAACAAAGTGTACGAGCTTCAGGGTGCATCGATTTCTCGTAAACATATCGAGATCATTATTCGTCAAATGTTCTCACGAAAGAAAATCAAACACTCAGGCGATACAACATTTAGTCCTGGTGAAATTGTCGAGGCGATTGAACTTATGGAAGAAAATGATCGTATCGAAGCAGAGAAAGGTGAACCAGCTAAAGCAGAAACTATTGTTCTCGGTATTACAGAAACATCACTAACGACCAAGAGCTGGCTCTCTGCGGCATCATTTCAGAACACAAACCGCGTGCTTATCAACAATGCAATTCGTGGCGGTGTTGACTCACTGCGAGGACTCAAAGAAAATGTTATTATCGGCCGCTTGATTCCTGCAGGAACTGGCTTTCATCCAGTTGCTAAAATCGAAACTGAAGAATAA
- a CDS encoding restriction endonuclease subunit S, with product MKLHEVSEVIAGYTFRGAIKPDNTGDLFVFQAKDLVQGVPFDNTKTLTRISHDTPGYSGHLQKNDVLLVARGMKSGAFRSTTYIADESNVIPSSSVHVIRVTSKEVLPEYLSHYLNSKEGQESLTQIISGSYIGALPRKELEKIDIPIPPLRKQEALINLFINIREQQKIIDREKEIKQNIINATFKSLTIK from the coding sequence ATGAAATTGCATGAAGTATCAGAGGTAATTGCAGGGTACACCTTCCGAGGTGCCATCAAGCCAGACAACACTGGCGACCTCTTTGTATTTCAGGCAAAAGACCTCGTCCAAGGAGTACCGTTTGATAATACGAAAACCCTCACCAGAATATCTCACGATACCCCTGGGTATTCCGGTCACCTCCAAAAGAACGATGTCCTTCTCGTCGCTCGTGGCATGAAGTCAGGCGCATTCAGGTCAACCACATATATTGCCGATGAATCGAACGTCATTCCTTCTTCCTCCGTCCATGTCATCCGTGTCACCTCGAAAGAAGTACTTCCAGAATATCTTTCACACTATTTAAATTCTAAAGAGGGTCAGGAGTCTCTCACTCAGATTATTTCAGGTTCATACATCGGAGCACTGCCTCGTAAAGAGTTAGAAAAAATAGACATCCCGATACCTCCCCTGCGAAAGCAGGAGGCACTCATAAATCTTTTTATAAACATTCGCGAACAGCAAAAAATTATTGATAGAGAAAAGGAAATCAAACAAAACATTATCAACGCAACATTTAAAAGCTTAACCATCAAATAA
- the dnaG gene encoding DNA primase has protein sequence MQSPAEQIKERLPIHDVVASYIRLEKAGIYFKARCPFHNEKSASFFVSPSRNSYHCFGCGRGGDIFSFVQEIEGIDFVAALKLLAERAGITLTKTYTKEDGERVRLHDAMEDATSFYEGLLANNPHAKKYLQTRGLTEKTIKEFRIGFSPSSWSALYEHLKTKNYSDEELVKAGLVIRGKRDYFDRFRDRIMFPIMDSRGKVVAFTGRIFANPGVAVPADSAKYVNSPETALYSKSHILYGYHLAKQAILKENAVIMVEGQMDLIMAQQAGTKHSVAVSGTALTKEHLALIKRFTNNVIFCFDGDSAGIEAGGRSVKLALAEGMEVSLLSLPQGQDPADYILEHGTDAWEKLAGAGKHVIDFYLDILFRTDMDAEKRMLAIQKQILPYVALLQSRIVQGHYISKIADLAHIAPKYIDEEVSKLQKPAVPEVVDVETPIAIKSNAERLYEQLLGYYLLGHLRNDSRIARIQYETEWERITGSAIELEIAKLEEKVRDDITLQAEILTAGKESLETETNELLLQFEKHFLEKRFQELLIELKKAERDKDTVRSLELLGECQQISKKIHDIKSKQV, from the coding sequence ATGCAATCACCGGCAGAACAAATCAAAGAGCGCCTTCCGATCCATGATGTTGTCGCATCCTACATTCGACTTGAAAAAGCTGGAATCTATTTCAAGGCGCGTTGTCCATTCCATAATGAAAAGTCTGCTTCGTTCTTCGTTTCCCCGTCTCGTAATAGTTATCACTGTTTCGGCTGCGGCAGAGGCGGGGATATATTTAGCTTTGTCCAAGAAATCGAGGGTATAGATTTCGTGGCTGCGCTCAAGCTTCTCGCTGAACGTGCAGGCATTACACTCACGAAAACGTACACCAAAGAAGACGGGGAGCGTGTGAGGTTACATGATGCCATGGAAGATGCGACTTCATTTTATGAAGGCCTGCTGGCAAACAATCCTCATGCAAAGAAATACTTACAAACAAGAGGACTGACCGAGAAAACCATCAAAGAATTTCGTATCGGATTTTCACCATCATCGTGGAGTGCGCTCTATGAACATCTGAAAACAAAAAATTATAGTGATGAAGAGTTGGTCAAAGCAGGCCTCGTTATTCGTGGCAAGCGTGATTACTTTGATCGCTTTCGAGATCGGATTATGTTTCCGATTATGGATAGTCGCGGCAAAGTAGTTGCATTCACGGGAAGAATTTTTGCAAATCCTGGAGTCGCAGTACCTGCTGATAGTGCCAAATACGTCAACAGTCCTGAAACTGCACTCTATAGCAAAAGTCATATTCTCTATGGCTATCATCTAGCCAAGCAAGCAATACTCAAAGAAAACGCCGTCATTATGGTCGAAGGTCAAATGGATCTCATCATGGCACAACAAGCAGGTACGAAGCATAGTGTGGCTGTATCAGGCACAGCGCTTACCAAAGAGCATCTAGCACTCATCAAGCGATTTACCAACAATGTCATCTTTTGCTTTGATGGTGATAGTGCAGGTATCGAAGCAGGTGGCAGGAGTGTTAAACTCGCGCTTGCTGAAGGTATGGAAGTGTCTCTCTTGTCCCTGCCACAAGGGCAAGATCCAGCAGACTATATTTTAGAACATGGTACGGATGCCTGGGAGAAACTTGCCGGTGCCGGTAAACATGTGATTGATTTTTACTTAGATATTCTTTTTAGAACGGACATGGATGCAGAGAAACGCATGCTCGCTATCCAGAAGCAAATATTACCGTACGTTGCGCTTTTACAGTCGCGCATCGTGCAAGGTCACTACATTTCAAAAATTGCTGATCTGGCGCACATAGCACCGAAATACATAGATGAAGAAGTTTCTAAATTACAAAAGCCAGCTGTCCCTGAGGTAGTAGATGTCGAGACGCCGATCGCTATCAAGTCGAATGCTGAGCGGCTCTATGAGCAATTACTTGGCTACTATTTGCTTGGACATTTGCGAAATGATAGTAGAATAGCACGTATACAATACGAAACTGAGTGGGAACGTATTACGGGAAGCGCTATCGAACTAGAGATTGCCAAACTCGAAGAGAAGGTGAGAGATGATATCACATTGCAGGCAGAAATTCTCACGGCTGGCAAAGAGAGTTTAGAAACCGAAACCAATGAACTCTTGCTGCAATTTGAAAAACATTTTCTGGAGAAGCGATTCCAAGAATTACTTATCGAACTTAAGAAAGCAGAACGTGATAAAGATACGGTACGGAGCCTCGAGCTCCTCGGCGAATGCCAGCAGATTTCAAAAAAGATCCATGATATTAAAAGTAAACAAGTATAA
- a CDS encoding sigma-70 family RNA polymerase sigma factor: MHSGKKLTKAELLEQKATTMVEKGKKRGFITYDEILKIFPDIETNILFLDDLYEKFGAAGIDVLEGGNLLDLDAIVKDKNEYKYGKDSTYDSIQIYLKEIGQYPLIKAEEEKELARRIEAGDLEAKNLLARANLRLVVSIAKKYVGRSSDLTLLDLIQEGNLGLFKAVEKFDWTKGYKFSTYATWWIRQSITRALADQSRTIRIPVHMVETISKYKQVVRRLSQDLGREPLAEEIATEMGIDVEKVHVIENINQDTISLEQPIGDDDEKSTRGEFIPDDKILRPDQESSRRILTDKIQEVLSELSPKEKKILEMRFGLIDGVQHTLEEVGSEFGVTRERIRQIEAKVHDKLRQNEKIMRLKNYFD, encoded by the coding sequence ATGCATTCTGGCAAGAAATTGACCAAGGCTGAACTTCTGGAACAGAAAGCAACGACGATGGTGGAAAAGGGCAAGAAGCGTGGCTTTATCACCTATGATGAGATACTTAAAATTTTCCCAGATATTGAAACGAACATTCTTTTCCTTGATGATCTCTATGAGAAATTCGGTGCAGCCGGAATCGATGTGCTCGAGGGTGGTAACTTGCTTGATCTTGATGCTATTGTCAAAGATAAAAACGAGTATAAATACGGCAAGGACTCTACCTACGACTCAATCCAAATATATTTAAAAGAAATCGGTCAGTACCCGCTCATCAAAGCCGAAGAAGAGAAAGAGCTCGCGCGTCGCATCGAAGCGGGTGATCTCGAAGCCAAGAACTTGCTTGCTCGCGCGAACCTTCGTCTCGTTGTCTCTATTGCCAAGAAATACGTTGGTCGTAGTTCCGACCTCACCCTCCTTGATCTTATCCAAGAAGGCAACTTGGGCCTCTTTAAGGCTGTCGAGAAATTTGACTGGACCAAAGGGTATAAATTTTCAACCTATGCAACATGGTGGATCCGCCAATCAATCACTCGTGCGCTCGCCGACCAATCTCGCACGATTCGTATTCCTGTGCACATGGTTGAGACTATTTCTAAATACAAACAAGTCGTCCGCCGCCTCTCCCAAGACTTGGGCCGTGAGCCACTTGCCGAAGAGATCGCAACTGAAATGGGCATTGATGTCGAGAAAGTCCACGTGATCGAAAACATTAACCAAGACACCATCTCACTCGAGCAACCAATCGGGGATGATGATGAGAAGTCAACTCGTGGTGAATTTATTCCTGATGACAAAATCCTCAGGCCTGACCAAGAGTCTTCACGAAGAATACTCACTGACAAGATCCAAGAAGTCTTGAGCGAACTCTCACCCAAAGAGAAGAAGATTCTCGAAATGCGTTTCGGTCTCATCGATGGTGTACAGCACACGCTCGAAGAAGTTGGCTCAGAATTCGGCGTTACTCGTGAGCGTATTCGTCAGATCGAAGCTAAAGTCCATGACAAACTCCGTCAGAACGAAAAGATCATGAGGTTAAAAAATTACTTCGATTAA